The following are encoded in a window of Kitasatospora sp. NBC_01250 genomic DNA:
- the hemA gene encoding 5-aminolevulinate synthase: MTQHLEFFTREMQEFADQARQFLEIGRRVGRFPSATAREGHKGGELEISVWCSNDYLGMGQNPSVLAAMKEAIDTFGAGSGGSRNIGGTNYHHVLLEKELAALHGKEAALLFTSGYTANDAALTVLAGRMPGTVVYSDQLNHASIIDGLRHSGVEKRIFRHNDVAHLDELMAADGDRPKLVVMESVYSMSGDIAPLAEIAEAARRHGATTYIDEVHAVGMYGPEGAGIAALEGIADEFTVVMGTLAKGYGTCGGYIAGPAAMIDAVRGFARGFIFTTSLPPAIAAGALAAVRHLRSSDEERTRLRENAQLLHRLLTERRIPFVSPMSHIVSVFVGEDSTCRRASAMLLERYGIYVQAINAPSVREGEEILRVAPSATHTTADVEKFAEALDAIWQELGIARTEG; the protein is encoded by the coding sequence ATGACCCAACACCTGGAATTCTTCACCCGTGAGATGCAGGAATTTGCCGACCAGGCGCGGCAGTTCCTGGAGATCGGCCGCCGCGTCGGCCGGTTCCCCAGCGCCACCGCGCGCGAGGGGCACAAGGGCGGCGAGCTGGAGATCAGCGTCTGGTGCAGCAACGACTACCTCGGCATGGGCCAGAACCCGTCGGTGCTGGCGGCCATGAAGGAGGCCATCGACACCTTCGGGGCCGGCTCCGGCGGTTCGCGCAACATCGGCGGCACGAACTACCACCACGTGCTGCTGGAGAAGGAACTCGCGGCGCTGCACGGCAAGGAGGCGGCGCTGCTGTTCACCTCCGGCTACACCGCGAACGACGCCGCGCTCACCGTGCTGGCCGGCCGGATGCCCGGCACCGTCGTCTACTCCGACCAGCTGAACCACGCCTCGATCATCGACGGCCTGCGCCACAGCGGCGTGGAGAAGCGGATCTTCCGCCACAACGACGTCGCGCACCTCGACGAGCTGATGGCCGCCGACGGCGACCGCCCCAAGCTCGTCGTCATGGAGTCGGTGTACTCGATGTCCGGTGACATCGCGCCGCTCGCCGAGATCGCCGAGGCCGCCCGGCGCCACGGCGCCACCACGTACATCGACGAGGTGCACGCGGTCGGCATGTACGGCCCCGAGGGCGCGGGCATCGCCGCCCTGGAGGGCATCGCCGACGAGTTCACCGTCGTGATGGGCACCCTCGCCAAGGGCTACGGCACCTGCGGCGGCTACATCGCCGGCCCCGCCGCGATGATCGACGCGGTGCGCGGCTTCGCCCGCGGCTTCATCTTCACCACCTCGCTCCCGCCGGCCATCGCGGCGGGCGCGCTGGCGGCGGTGCGGCACCTGCGCTCCTCGGACGAGGAGCGCACCCGCCTGCGGGAGAACGCGCAGCTGCTGCACCGGCTGCTGACCGAGCGGCGCATCCCGTTCGTCTCGCCGATGTCCCACATCGTCTCCGTCTTCGTCGGCGAGGACAGCACCTGCCGCCGGGCCTCGGCCATGCTGCTGGAGCGCTACGGCATCTACGTGCAGGCGATCAACGCCCCGAGCGTCCGCGAGGGCGAGGAGATCCTGCGCGTGGCCCCCTCGGCCACACACACCACGGCCGACGTCGAGAAGTTCGCCGAGGCGCTGGACGCCATCTGGCAGGAGCTCGGCATCGCCCGCACCGAGGGATAG
- a CDS encoding long-chain-fatty-acid--CoA ligase, which translates to MTLSVAAVLAESAARRPDHPAITLGREQVTYRDLWLRARRYASVLAAQGIRPGDRVALLLPNGLAFPPAYFAVLALGAVVVPVHALLRAPEIEYVLRDSAARVLVCAGPLLAEGRKGAEVAGVPLLTVDAPEEREAPRLDLLAERAEPVAGYAQCEPGDLAVVLYTSGTTGRPKGAMLTHLNITMNVGVGMLSPFDFRPEDVLLGCLPLFHTFGQICGMLTCFRAGAAMVLMERFDGPGALELMAAHGCTVFMGVPTMYLALLDAAARDPRRPPLDRAFSGGSALPVTVLQEFRETFGCEIYEGYGLTETSPSVCYNQRAWPCRPGTVGKPLWGVTVEIARAELEGRIELLPVGEVGEIVIRGHGVMAGYLGRPEATAEVLVDGWFRSGDLGVKDADGYLSVVDRKKDLVLRGGYNVYPREVEEVLVHHPAIAEVAVVGVPHARHGEEVCAVVRARPGAEPGAELGAEIVAWSRQRLAAYKYPRLVEFVDAFPLGPSGKVLKRELAARFGGGGGPETRRPDVRRPELR; encoded by the coding sequence GTGACTCTCTCGGTAGCGGCCGTGCTCGCCGAATCGGCGGCCCGGCGACCGGACCACCCGGCGATCACCCTCGGCCGGGAGCAGGTGACCTACCGCGACCTGTGGCTGCGGGCCCGCCGGTACGCGAGCGTGCTGGCGGCGCAGGGCATCCGCCCCGGCGACCGGGTCGCGCTGCTGCTGCCCAACGGACTGGCGTTCCCGCCCGCCTACTTCGCCGTGCTCGCGCTCGGCGCGGTCGTCGTGCCGGTGCACGCGCTGCTCAGGGCGCCGGAGATCGAGTACGTGCTGCGCGACAGCGCCGCCCGGGTGCTCGTCTGTGCCGGGCCCCTGCTCGCCGAGGGCCGCAAGGGCGCGGAGGTCGCCGGCGTGCCGCTGCTCACGGTGGACGCTCCCGAGGAGCGCGAGGCGCCGCGGCTGGATCTGCTGGCCGAACGGGCCGAGCCGGTCGCCGGGTACGCGCAGTGCGAGCCAGGGGACCTCGCGGTGGTGCTCTACACCTCCGGCACCACCGGCCGGCCCAAGGGTGCGATGCTCACCCACCTCAACATCACGATGAACGTCGGCGTCGGGATGCTCTCCCCCTTCGACTTCCGGCCCGAGGACGTGCTGCTCGGCTGCCTGCCGCTGTTCCACACCTTCGGCCAGATCTGCGGCATGCTCACCTGCTTCCGCGCCGGCGCCGCCATGGTGCTGATGGAGCGCTTCGACGGCCCCGGCGCCCTGGAGCTGATGGCGGCCCACGGCTGCACGGTGTTCATGGGCGTTCCGACGATGTACCTGGCGCTGCTCGACGCGGCGGCCCGCGACCCGCGCCGGCCGCCGCTGGACCGTGCCTTCTCCGGTGGCTCGGCGCTGCCGGTCACGGTGCTCCAGGAGTTCCGGGAGACCTTCGGCTGCGAGATCTACGAGGGCTACGGCCTGACCGAGACCTCGCCGTCGGTCTGCTACAACCAGCGGGCCTGGCCGTGCCGCCCCGGCACGGTCGGCAAGCCGCTGTGGGGCGTGACGGTGGAGATCGCCCGCGCCGAGCTGGAGGGCCGGATCGAGCTGCTGCCGGTGGGCGAGGTGGGCGAGATCGTCATCCGCGGCCACGGTGTGATGGCCGGCTACCTGGGCCGTCCCGAGGCCACCGCCGAGGTGCTGGTGGACGGCTGGTTCCGCTCCGGCGACCTCGGGGTCAAGGACGCGGACGGCTATCTGTCCGTCGTCGACCGCAAGAAGGACCTGGTGCTGCGCGGCGGCTACAACGTCTACCCGCGCGAGGTCGAGGAGGTGCTGGTGCACCACCCGGCGATCGCCGAGGTCGCGGTCGTCGGGGTGCCGCACGCGCGGCACGGCGAGGAGGTCTGCGCGGTGGTGCGCGCCCGGCCCGGCGCCGAGCCCGGCGCGGAGCTGGGTGCGGAGATCGTCGCCTGGAGCAGGCAGCGGCTGGCCGCGTACAAGTACCCGCGGCTGGTGGAGTTCGTCGACGCGTTCCCGCTCGGCCCCAGCGGCAAGGTGCTCAAGCGCGAGCTGGCGGCCCGGTTCGGCGGCGGCGGCGGCCCCGAAACGCGCCGACCCGACGTTCGCCGACCTGAACTTCGCTGA
- a CDS encoding response regulator transcription factor, with protein MGTQVDQTQLSIALVLENALQRFGVEGMIRFPDRLGAVQSFNPGGGQACSAAGKRFDLILTASAELATGRTRETVRALCAQGARLLLLVDGPDGIDAAALAEYEAQGVLDWSELDPQTLREAVLDVMAGKFHVSGTLARQLLVRAGQASVRGGQVGAPAGAALTPRELEVLRLVAEGLSNKQVSRQLEISEHGVKRHVGNVLTKLNCPNRTLAVVRALEDGLLAV; from the coding sequence GTGGGAACTCAGGTGGACCAGACCCAGCTCAGTATCGCCCTGGTGCTGGAGAACGCGCTGCAGCGGTTCGGGGTCGAGGGCATGATCCGCTTCCCCGACCGCCTCGGCGCGGTCCAGTCGTTCAACCCCGGTGGCGGACAAGCCTGTTCGGCGGCAGGGAAGCGCTTCGACCTGATCCTGACCGCCTCGGCCGAGCTGGCCACCGGCCGCACCCGGGAGACCGTCCGGGCGCTCTGCGCCCAGGGCGCCCGGCTGCTGCTGCTGGTCGACGGGCCCGACGGGATCGACGCGGCGGCGCTGGCGGAGTACGAGGCCCAGGGCGTCCTGGACTGGTCCGAGCTCGACCCGCAGACCCTGCGCGAGGCCGTCCTCGACGTGATGGCGGGCAAGTTCCACGTCTCCGGCACGCTGGCCCGCCAGCTGCTGGTGCGGGCCGGCCAGGCCTCGGTCCGCGGCGGCCAGGTGGGCGCGCCGGCGGGAGCCGCGCTGACCCCGCGCGAGCTGGAGGTGCTGCGGCTGGTGGCCGAGGGCCTGAGCAACAAGCAGGTCTCCCGCCAGCTGGAGATCTCCGAGCACGGGGTGAAGCGCCACGTCGGCAACGTGCTGACCAAGCTGAACTGCCCCAACCGCACCCTGGCCGTCGTCCGCGCGCTGGAGGACGGGCTGCTGGCGGTGTGA
- a CDS encoding non-ribosomal peptide synthetase, producing the protein MTLRTQQENQRGSATPALTGSAGPLPYRRAVTPMEWAFLGLRPALSVVQYVVEGDGELPAEDLAAAMAAAAESSPGMRLIREGRSWVDSGVTPALHVLADGGFDNERLDHPALHRPLDGSGPTCEVLLFPGTPSTPSTPSTLVFRAFHGVTDARGLHLWAAEVFRALRGEPLVGHHATVDHEELARRVAGHELGTVPAAKQEWPPLLGSPSPLPPRLRWRRRTIDGRHPAAVAKAAAALAASAGPGGGRFFVPVDLRRHEPDLRSTGMLAHTLTLDVAAGEDWQQVQQRLLGALSRREELTLPIASWLRRVPVPVLRVLNTGIERAAARSGRHSGTGYLSHLGGIELAELSTGTFRAAACYALGGNSPGGPPEIGLVERPGRTEVTVAWHDEPGTADRVDALLETVADALSPPALRQWAGNRTERALPGEQSVVELFRAQVERTPDRIALSGPEGKVTYAELSRRADRVAADLRRAGVGPGSVVGLLADRTVAGIAGLWGVLRAGACYLPLDSRHPDARIAGLLADAGSGHCLLERPYEQRDCLPPGCRALPLDELAMDGEVPADFREAVVDPADLVYVIYTSGSTGRPKGVQIEHRSLTNYVHWATRAFGVDADTRLPLITSPSFDVTGTSVFLPLLAGGEVILLREEPTHLSLRRLLERSGANMLNLTPSHLDLIGRLDLAPAGYRTVLVIGEQLRVEVAARAQEMFGPACRIVNEYGPTEATIGCTAHTYDPQGDAGLAVVPIGLPADNTTAHLLDEELRFVAPGEIGELYLGGAQLARGYLGRPELDRERFVRLADGTRVYRTGDLVRLLPSGELECVGRIDDQVKVRGHRVEPAEVARALEEHPAVHRAVVIARARPGQRAKALYGYVLADPVVDAAELTAHLAERLPAYLVPAAVMVLPELPYTVSGKVDARALPDPFATDSPATGPAAAAVPEAELAPPVDAVEDAVAGIWAGALGVPRERLDGAADFHRLGGDSVTLLAMLSGICRDVLLSPGQEEAFMGQLAWILREPTLTRVADLARRARAGQRL; encoded by the coding sequence ATGACGTTGAGAACGCAACAGGAGAACCAACGCGGCTCCGCCACCCCGGCGTTGACCGGATCCGCCGGCCCGCTGCCGTACCGCCGGGCCGTCACGCCGATGGAGTGGGCCTTCCTGGGCCTGCGTCCGGCCCTGAGCGTCGTCCAGTACGTGGTGGAGGGTGACGGGGAGCTGCCGGCCGAGGACCTCGCCGCCGCCATGGCGGCCGCGGCCGAGTCCTCCCCGGGGATGCGGCTGATCCGCGAGGGCCGCTCCTGGGTCGACAGCGGCGTCACCCCCGCGCTGCACGTCCTCGCCGACGGCGGCTTCGACAACGAGCGCCTCGACCACCCCGCGCTGCACCGCCCGCTGGACGGCAGCGGCCCGACCTGCGAGGTGCTGCTGTTCCCCGGCACCCCGAGCACCCCGAGCACCCCGAGCACCCTGGTCTTCCGCGCCTTCCACGGCGTCACCGACGCCCGCGGCCTGCACCTGTGGGCCGCCGAGGTCTTCCGCGCGCTGCGCGGGGAGCCCCTGGTGGGCCACCACGCCACCGTCGACCACGAGGAGCTGGCGCGCCGCGTCGCCGGTCACGAGCTCGGCACGGTGCCCGCGGCCAAGCAGGAGTGGCCCCCGCTGCTGGGCAGCCCGTCGCCCCTCCCGCCCCGCCTGCGCTGGCGCCGCCGCACGATCGACGGCCGCCACCCGGCGGCGGTGGCCAAGGCGGCCGCCGCGCTGGCCGCGAGTGCCGGGCCCGGCGGCGGGCGGTTCTTCGTCCCGGTCGACCTGCGCCGCCACGAGCCGGACCTGCGCTCGACCGGGATGCTGGCGCACACCCTCACCCTGGACGTCGCCGCGGGGGAGGACTGGCAGCAGGTGCAGCAGCGGCTGCTCGGCGCACTGTCCAGGCGCGAGGAGCTGACCCTGCCGATCGCCTCCTGGCTGCGGCGGGTGCCGGTGCCGGTGCTGCGGGTGCTCAACACCGGGATCGAGCGGGCCGCCGCGCGCAGCGGACGCCACTCGGGCACCGGTTACCTCTCCCACCTGGGCGGCATCGAGCTCGCCGAGCTGTCCACCGGCACCTTCCGGGCCGCCGCCTGCTACGCGCTGGGCGGCAACAGCCCGGGCGGCCCGCCCGAGATCGGCCTGGTGGAGCGGCCCGGCCGCACCGAGGTCACCGTCGCCTGGCACGACGAGCCCGGCACCGCCGACCGTGTCGACGCCCTGTTGGAGACCGTCGCCGACGCGCTCAGCCCGCCCGCGCTCCGGCAGTGGGCCGGCAACCGCACCGAGCGTGCGCTGCCCGGCGAACAGTCGGTGGTCGAGCTCTTCCGCGCCCAGGTCGAGCGCACGCCGGACCGGATCGCGCTGAGCGGCCCCGAGGGCAAGGTGACGTACGCGGAGCTGAGCCGCCGGGCGGACCGGGTCGCCGCCGACCTGCGCCGCGCGGGGGTGGGCCCCGGCAGCGTGGTCGGCCTGCTGGCGGACCGCACGGTGGCCGGGATCGCGGGCCTGTGGGGGGTGCTGCGGGCCGGGGCCTGCTACCTGCCCCTGGACAGCCGCCACCCGGACGCCCGGATCGCGGGCCTGCTGGCCGATGCCGGAAGCGGCCACTGCCTGCTGGAGCGGCCCTACGAGCAGCGCGACTGCCTTCCGCCCGGCTGCCGGGCGCTGCCGCTGGACGAGCTGGCGATGGACGGCGAGGTGCCCGCGGACTTCCGGGAGGCCGTCGTCGATCCCGCGGACCTGGTCTACGTCATCTACACCTCGGGCTCCACCGGCCGGCCCAAGGGCGTGCAGATCGAGCACCGCAGCCTGACCAACTACGTGCACTGGGCGACCCGCGCCTTCGGGGTGGACGCCGACACCCGGCTGCCGCTGATCACCTCGCCCTCCTTCGACGTCACGGGAACCTCGGTCTTCCTGCCGCTGCTGGCCGGCGGCGAGGTGATCCTGCTGCGCGAGGAGCCGACCCACCTCTCGCTGCGCCGCCTGCTGGAGCGCTCGGGCGCCAACATGCTCAACCTCACGCCCTCCCACCTGGACCTGATCGGCCGCCTCGACCTCGCGCCCGCCGGCTACCGCACGGTGCTGGTGATCGGCGAGCAGCTGCGGGTGGAGGTCGCCGCCCGGGCCCAGGAGATGTTCGGGCCCGCCTGCCGGATCGTCAACGAGTACGGCCCCACCGAGGCCACCATCGGCTGCACCGCGCACACCTACGACCCGCAGGGCGACGCCGGTCTCGCGGTGGTGCCGATCGGCCTGCCCGCCGACAACACCACCGCCCATCTGCTCGACGAGGAGCTGCGGTTCGTCGCCCCCGGCGAGATCGGCGAGCTGTACCTGGGCGGCGCGCAGCTCGCCCGCGGCTACCTCGGCCGGCCCGAACTCGACCGGGAGCGCTTCGTGCGGCTGGCCGACGGCACCCGGGTCTACCGCACCGGCGACCTGGTGCGTCTGCTGCCCTCGGGCGAGCTGGAGTGCGTCGGGCGGATCGACGACCAGGTGAAGGTGCGCGGGCACCGGGTCGAACCGGCGGAGGTGGCGCGGGCGCTGGAGGAGCACCCCGCTGTGCACCGCGCGGTGGTGATCGCCCGGGCCCGGCCCGGACAGCGGGCCAAGGCGCTGTACGGCTACGTGCTGGCCGACCCGGTGGTCGACGCTGCGGAGCTGACGGCACACCTGGCCGAGCGGCTGCCCGCCTACCTGGTGCCCGCGGCCGTCATGGTGCTGCCCGAACTGCCCTACACGGTGAGCGGCAAGGTCGACGCGCGCGCCCTGCCGGATCCGTTCGCCACCGACTCGCCCGCCACCGGCCCGGCCGCCGCCGCAGTGCCCGAGGCGGAACTGGCGCCGCCGGTGGACGCGGTGGAGGATGCGGTGGCCGGCATCTGGGCCGGCGCCCTCGGGGTGCCGCGCGAACGGCTCGACGGGGCAGCCGACTTCCACCGGCTGGGCGGGGACTCGGTGACGCTGCTCGCCATGCTGTCGGGCATCTGCCGGGACGTTCTGCTGAGTCCGGGGCAGGAGGAGGCTTTCATGGGACAGTTGGCGTGGATCCTGCGGGAACCCACCCTGACCCGGGTCGCCGACCTGGCCCGCCGGGCCCGGGCCGGCCAGCGGCTCTGA